In Gemmatimonadales bacterium, the DNA window ATGCACAGCGGCTCCAGCAGCCGCGCGCCCTCGATGCCGCCGATGTCCATCACGGGCCAGCCGAGCGACGTCAGGAGCCCGGTGACCGTCTGCTTCGCAGCGGCGTCGTTGCCGCAGATGAACATGTCGGGCGGCCCGCCCGGGAACGCCGGCTTCACCATGTGGGCGTGGCCGACGATGTTGAACGCCTTGACCACCTTCGCGCCGGGCAGCCAGCGCTGCACCTGCTCCCCACCCGAGTCCCGGTGGCCGAGCGCGAGGGCCGGCGGCGCGCCGGGCGCGAACACCAGGGGATTGGTCGCGTCGATCACCACCTTGCCGGCCAGGCTCTTCGGGCCCGCCAGCTTGAGGGCGTTCTCGGTCCCGCTCCACAGCGTGGCGACGATCGCCAGCTCGGCGAAGGCCGCGGCATCCGCGAACGTCGCGATGTCGCATCCCCTGCCCGCCCGCGTCGCGGCCGCCCGGGCCTTGTCGGCCGAGGGATCGCGCGTGCCCAGCCGGACCTCGTGACCGAACGAGGCGAGGCCACCCGCGAGCGTGCACCCGACGTCGCCGGTGCCCAGGATTCCGATCTTCATCGTCCGCTCCTCAGTGAACGAGCTTCTTGTAGTGGATCCGGTGCGGCTGGTCGGCGGAGGCGCCCTTGCGCCGGTGGAAGTCCGCCGCGTAGCCCTGGTAGTCGCCCTCGTACCAGTACACCTCGCCGTCGCCCTCGAAGGCCAGGATGTGCGTCGCGATGCGGTCGAGGAACCAGCGGTCGTGGCTCACGACCACCACGCAGCCGGCGAACCGCAGCAACGCGTCTTCCAGCGCGCGCAGCGTGTCCACGTCCAGGTCGTTGGTGGGCTCGTCGAGCAGCAGCACGTTGCCGCCGCTCTTGAGGAGCTTGGCCAGGTGCAGCCGGTTCCGCTCCCCGCCCGACAGGTCGGCCACCTTCTTCTGCTGATCCGCGCCGCGGAACCCGAAGCTGGCCGAGTAGGCGCGCGCATTCACCTGCCGCTTCCCGAACTCCAGCGTCTCCTGCCCGCCCGAGATCTCCTGGAACACCGTCTTGGTGCCGTCCAGCGCCTCGCGGCTCTGGTCCACGTACGCCACCCTGACCGTCGCGCCGACCTTGAGGGTCCCCGCGTCCGGCTTCTCGGCGCCCACGATCATCCGGAACAGCGTGGTCTTGCCCGCGCCGTTCGGCCCGATGACGCCGACGATCCCGCCCCGTGGCAAGCGGAAGCTCATGTTCTCGAACAGCAGCCGGTCGCCGAACCCCTTGGCGAGGCCCTCGGCGGTGATCA includes these proteins:
- a CDS encoding NAD(P)-binding domain-containing protein is translated as MKIGILGTGDVGCTLAGGLASFGHEVRLGTRDPSADKARAAATRAGRGCDIATFADAAAFAELAIVATLWSGTENALKLAGPKSLAGKVVIDATNPLVFAPGAPPALALGHRDSGGEQVQRWLPGAKVVKAFNIVGHAHMVKPAFPGGPPDMFICGNDAAAKQTVTGLLTSLGWPVMDIGGIEGARLLEPLC